The sequence GAAATAAAGTAGAAGAAAGTGCTGAGATAATTATTGGTAAAAATAGAAATGGCCCAACTGGAACTATTGAGTTGGTATTTCAATCTATTTATACTCGTTTTGTGGAAAAAACACACAATCATCCTGCTGAGATGGTAACTTTTGAGGGGTGATGTGAATTTATGTGATTAAATTTGAGATTTATTCACATATTGATTTAAATTCACATTAATAGTTAAATTTATATAATTTAATCTGTGATTAAATAAGGTTTAAAGCTTGAATTAATGGGTATTTGACTAGATTTTCACATAGTGAAAAAACAGTGAATAACTTTTTTAAATTTGACTTTTTAAAGCAGTAATCTTATGATACTTAAGATAAAATTTAGTATAATGCTAAAAAGCACGAAGGAGATATATGCAAAATTATGACAAAGAGGCTGAAGCACAGGCATTTGAAGAGTTTCAGCGTGAATTAGAGGCTAGATTTAAAGCCGAGGGTACTCCATCAAATTTTATAAAAAATATTGTAGCACTTAGTGCTATAAATTTTAGATTAGCAAAGGCTGTGTATGATTTAAAAAGCAATACTAAATTTGATGTATTTGCTGGTAAGACAAATTTGGATATAAATATAATAAATACCGAGCTTAAAGAGCCAATTTATACTGAGTCTCCAGCAGCTCATACAAATGCGATGTTGGAAAAATTTAAAGATGAATATGCACTATATCCATCGCTATTTTTCTTTGGACTTGGAAATGGAAATTTTTATACCAAATTACTACAAAACCAAACCCATGAAAAGATTATAGTATTTGAACCAGAGATTGAGATTATATTTATAGCATTTAATCTTTGTGATTTTGGTGCTGATATATTTAATGAGAGATTTATCGTGGCTCATCCAGATTATTTTAGAAGTGGTCAAATGGAAGTTTTATGCCATTACCCAGCAGTTGTAGCAAATATTAGAAATTATGATTTTCATGTTTATAGTGATTATTATGCTAAAAATTATGGCCAAATAGCAGAAAAAATCAATAAAAAACTTATAGAATTATCATCTAAAATGATTCTAAATATGGGTAATGATGCTTACGATAATTTACTTGGTATCAAACATGTTGTGGCAAATATGCCTCATATTTATAGTGGAATTCAGTTAAAAGATATAATTGAATTAAATCAAGGCAAAAATAAGACAGCTATAATAGCCTCTACTGGTCCAAGTCTAAATAAACAGATTGAGCTTTTAAGAAAGGTCGCACCACACGCATTAATTTTAATTCCAGATGCTTCATATCATGTGCTTAAGATAAATGGTATTAAGCCTGATTTTATAACTACAATGGAGAGAGTAGAGAAGACTAGCGAGTTTTTCCAAAGCCAGCCAAGTCAGTTTGATGATAATATAATATTTATAGCAGCATCTCTTACGCATCCCCAAACTAGCAAAAATTTAGAAGGGCGAAATCGCACTTATGCTCATAGGCCAATTAGATTTGAGTTTATCTTAAAAGATGAGATTCCATTTATGTGTAAAGGGCCTAGCTCAGCACACTTTGCTCTTGATATGGCTCTTAGACTTAAATGCGAAAGAATTATATTTATCGGTCAAGACCTTGCCTTTGGTAAAGATGGAGCTAGCCATGCTAAGGGAAATATATTTGAAAATTATATAAAAGAAGATGGTACTATAACAATTAATCCAAATGCTAGACAAAGACCACAAACTGCCATAGCGTACGGTGGAGATGGTGAAGTAAAAACTACTGATGTTTGGAATTTCTTCCGTGGGTATTTTGAATCTATGATGGAGCCAACTCATTATGATTATGCATTTAAAGTCTATAACGCTACTGAAGGTGGAGCTAGAATTCATGGAATGATAGAAAAGCCATTTAGTGAATTAGTAGATGAAATATTGGCCGAAAATAGTATTAAAACAGTAATCAAGCCTGAGCCAATTAGTCTTGAAGAATCAAAAGCAGTAATAAAACATCAAAAGGCATTAGTAGAAAATCTGATCAAATATGGTCTAGAAAAGCAAAAGCTTTGTGAAGAGTTATTTAAAAAGATTAGCAAAGCTGTAGAAAATGCTAATCGTGATATCTCTCGTGGCAAAGAGCCTCATTATCCTAAATTTTATGAATTAAAAGAGAGAATTGATAGATTTAAAAATAACTTTAAGAACGATGAGGTTTTTGATACTGTTTATTACCATGTAGCAAGTAACTTTTGTATTCATCAAGAGATGGAATTTGGCGAATTAATGGTAAAACCTGAACGCACCAAAAATGATAAAGATAAAAAGATATTTGAGTATGTAAGGCAGCATGGATACTATTTCTTTAGTCTTGCTGGAATGATTGAAGCTGCTAGAGATACAATGAAAGAGTCACTGCAAAGCTGGGATGAAGAGAATAAATCCTAGCTTAGTAAAGCTAGTTTAGTAGCTAAATTTTAGCCTTGCAAATGTGATTTAAAAAGCACTCATTACACTTTGGTTTGAGTGCTTTGCATGTGTAGCGTCCATGTAGTACCATTGCTTGATGTAAAGTATTAAGCTCAGTTTTAAAAGCTTTAACCAAATCTATCTCAGTAGCTTCTGGCGTTTTAGCTTTGCTAAGCCCAAGTCTATGCGAGACACGAAAAACATGGGTATCAACTGCCATTAAATTTGCATTTTGATACTCAATAAGTACTACATGAGCTGTCTTTTGTCCTACGCCAGCAAGTTTTACTAAGCTTTTTTCATCTAATGGAATCTCTCCGCCAAATTCGCTAATAACTGAATTTGCCATTTTGATTAAATTTATAGCCTTATTGTTAAAAAAGCTACAACTATTTATTAGCAGTTTTAGACTTGATAAATTTGCTTTAGCAAGTGAATGTGCGTCTGGATAAGCCTCAAATAGTGCTGGTGTGATTAAATTTACTCTTTTATCAGTGCATTGGGCTGAGAGCATTACAGCTACTAAAAGCTCATATAGATTTTTAAAATTTAACTCAGTCTTTGCTCCGCTAAAATGCTCTAAAAATAGCGCTTTTATCTCATTTATATCTTTTTTACTTCTCATGTTTTAATTATAACAAAATATAAAAAACATAATCTAAATTCAATAAGATATAATCAAATTTATAGTATAATACTGGACTTATTTTAAAATTTAATACTGAAGGAAAACAGATGAAAAAAGGTCTATTTCTAGCTCTTAGCTTAGCTGCTACTATGAGTTTAAATGCAGCGGTTTTAGCAACTGTAAATGGTGAGGAGATTACTGATAAAGATTTAGCTCCACTACTTGGTGCGCATGGTGCAGATTTTGATAAAATTCCAGATCAAATGAAAAAACAATTAATAGATATGGCTATTAATGGTCAATTGATTTTAGAACAAGCTAAAAAAGATGGTGTTGAAAAAACAAAAGAGTATAAAGAAGCTCTTGAATTTAGCCAAGACAATGTTTTAAGAAATGTTTGGACACAAAATGAATATAAAAAAGTAAAAATCTCTGAAGCTGATGTAAAAGCATTTTATGATAAAAATAAAGATACAATTTTTGTCAGTCCAGCTCAAACAAAAGCAAAACATATCTTAGTGGGTACTCAAAAAGAGGCTGAAGATATAATCGCACAGCTAAAAGGTTTAAAAGGTGATGCACTAACAGCTAAATTTAGCGAACTAGCTAAAACTAAATCAATAGACAAAGGTAGTGCTATGAATGGTGGCGAGCTAGGTTGGTTTGATGAGTCTAGAATGGTTCCTTCATTTAGCAAGGCTGCATTTGCTCTAAAAAATGGAACAATCACTATAAAACCAGTTAAGAGTGAATTTGGATATCATGTAATCTTAAAAGAGGATTCAAAAGCTAAAACAACAGTATCATATGATAAAGTTAAAAAGAACATAGAAGAGCAATTAAGAAGTGAAAAATTTAGAACTGTAATGCAAGACAAAATGAACGAACTAAGACAAGGTGCAAAAATAGAATACAAATAATAGGGGTATGATATGGGAGTAACAAATATCGTTAAACCTGGCGTAGTCTGGGGTGAGGATCTTAGCAAGTTATATGAGTATGCTAAAAGTGAAGGCTTTGCAATTCCAGCAGTTAATGTCGTAGGAAGTCACTCTATAAATGCAGTAATGGAAGCAGCCAAAAAAGCAAATTCGCCTGTTATAGTACAATTTAGTAATGGCGGCGCAAGCTATTACGCTGGTAAGGCTTGCCCAAATGGTGATGTACTTGGTGCTATAGCTGGAGCTAAACAGGTTCATCTACTAGCTCAAGCATATGGAATTCCTGTGGTTTTACATACTGATCATGCTGCTAGAAAGCTTTTACCGTGGATTGATTCTCTTATAGAGGCTAGTCGCGAAAATATTAAAAGTTGCAAAGTTCCTTTATTTAGCTCACATATGCTAGATCTAAGCGAAGAGCCATTAGAAGAGAATTTGGCTACTTGTCAAGAGTATTTAAAAACTCTAAGCGACATTGGCATAGCACTTGAGATTGAACTTGGTGTAACTGGCGGTGAAGAAGATGGCGTAGATAATACAAATGTAGATAATGCGCTTTTATACACTCAGCCTGAAGATGTAGCCATAGCATACGAAAGACTTGGCAAGATTAGTGATAAATTTAGCATAGCTGCAAGTTTTGGTAATGTGCATGGTGTCTATAAACCAGGTAATGTTGTGCTTCGTCCAGAGATTCTTAAAAATTCTCAAGAGTATATTAAGAGTAAATTTAATACATCTAGCAATAAACCAGTAAATTTTGTATTTCATGGTGGCAGCGGTAGCGAGTTAGCTGATATTAAAGCAGCAGTAAGCTACGGTGTGATTAAGATGAATATCGATACTGATACTCAATGGGCTTTTTGGGATGGTGTGCGTGGATATGAGGCTAAAAATCATGACTATTTACAAGGTCAAATAGGAAACCCAGAAGGTAGCGATAAGCCAAATAAAAAATACTATGATCCTAGAAAATGGCTAAGAGAAGGCGAAGAAAGTATGGTAAAAAGACTTTTAGAAGCTTTTGAGGATTTAAACTGTATTAATAAAAATTAAATTATTTAGCCAAAGATATCTTTGGCTAAATTACTTTAAGCTTAGCTATCTTTGATGGTTAAACTTAGTGTAATTAAAAGGAAATTTAAATGGAAAAAGAGAGCGAACTTGGCGAGATATATCTGCCTGAAAGCGGAAATAGACAGAGTAAATTTGTATATTTTAAAATTGTATTAGTACCTATTTTGGTATATATAATGTGTATACTGTGCTATTTTGATATTATAAAATTTAAAGTTGGACTTGATATTGTTATTATTATGGGACTTATGCTTGTTGTAGCATTAGCTTTTGCTAGACATAGTGCTGAGCTTGGGTGTTGCCTATTTGAACAAAAAAAAGATATATTTAAAAAAGAGCTAAAAAATTATATCATTAAAACTCTACTTACAATTGGTAAGGAGAGAAAGTCAAATGGCAGCTTTGATGAATTTGCTTCTAGATACTCTAAAGATGTGCGAAATGACAACTTTGCAACTGTGGCGACTGGAGTTTTTCCTATGCTTGGAGTTTTTGGGACATTTGTGAGTATTGGGATATCTATGCCGGTTTTAAGCTCAGCTGATATGCTTAGTTTAGAGAGCGAGATTACTCAATTATTTGCAGGTATTGGGGCATCTTTTTATTTGTGTGCTTATGGGATATTTTTAGCGCTTTGGTGGATATTTTTTGAGCGATATGGCATTAGTAGATTTGAGAGACTAATTGCTAGACAAAAGAATGCTACGATGTCGTTTTTTTGGACTTCTGATGAGATTCAAAAAAGATATATGCAAGAGACATTAGGTAGCTTTGAGAAAATTGGAGTAATATTTGATTATGTTAGTAAACAAGAATTTTTCAAAGAGCTTGATAATGTTGTGCAGAAAAAATTTGATAATTTTACTAAGCTTTTACAGACTGAAGAGGAAGCTGTAAAAGTAAGTGGTGAGCATATTAAACAGACAATGGATATGCTAATAAGATCACAAAGAGATCAAAAAGATATGATTAAGATTCATGCTGAAATTATTAATGTTTTAAATTTATTCAATAGCAATATAAAAGAGTTACAAATTAGATGGAGCGAGAGTTATGCAAGGCTGCAAAGCATTAGCGATGAGAAAGTTGCAAAGCTTGATAAAACTGTTTATAATCTAGGTATGAATATCATCAAATTTGAAAGATCGCTAGAGGAGTTTAGTGTAAATATTCTTGAGAAGCAGCAGCTTGCTTTAGATGGGTTTAAGATTGCTATTGTCGATGGTATGCAAGCATTTAAAGATGCATTTGATGAGGAGAGCGTAGGTAAAGATAGTAGTACTGTTATTGTTGAAGAGCTTAAAAAAAGTATCCAAGAGATAGATAATGAAGCAAATATCGCCCTAGAGATGCTAGAAAAAACTGACTTTGAAACCATCTTAAAATCAGATGAAGAAGAATCAAAATCAAGTGATGAGAAGAAAGATTGATGAGAATTAATATATCAAATGATGAGAGATCAAGCTTTTGGCTTAGCTATATTGGACTTATAACAGGGTTATTTTTTATCTTTGTTTTAGTAGTTGGGGTAGTAGTTGTACGATACTCCATCTCTGCTTCAAATTTAGCATACCTCCAAAAGGATTTAAATGATAATATCGCTTCTTTAAATGCTGCAAATAAGGAGTTAAATAAAAAGCACGAGAGCATTAAAAGCTTTATTGAGCAACTAAAATCAAATCCTGATAGTAATAATATTGAGCAGCTTTATTTAAATTTAAATAAAGAACTAAGTAAAGCAACATCAACTATAAATAATAGCTTGGATGTGATTAGTTTAAAAAATGATGAACTAACAGCACATATTAATAAGCAAGAGGAGTTAATAAACGATCTAAATAATCAAATCAATCAGCGAGATATTCAAATAGATGCTATTGAAAACGACTTACAAAATTATAAAAGCAGCTTAGAAAACTATACAAAAATTAGAGAAAATATCGCTTTATCTCTTAAGTCCAAGCTAGTAAATATAGCGCAGATAGATCCTAAAACTGCTGAGATTACTATGGATGCAGCAAAGATTTTTAACATTAACTCATCAGTTATTAGGGATGATGCCAAATTTGACCTACGTCGAATTTTTAAGGTATATTTAGATCATATGCTAAGTTCTGAAGTAGTGCAAAATATCAATAAAATTATCATTGAATGTCATACAGATAGCGATGGTGGATATATGCATAATCTAGATTTATCCCAAAAACGAGCGTTAGAGATTATGAAATTTGCCTACGCAATTTATAAAAATGAAAGTTTAAGTAGATATTTGGTTGCTATTGGAAAAAGTAATAGTGAGCCAATATTAAAAGATGGTCTAGAAGACCCAGTAGCAAGCTTTAGGATAAAAATTAAATTTGATTTACAAGATCCTAAATATTTCATTGATAAGGTTTTAAATCAGCGTGTCAATTGAACCAATCTACTTTAGAGGGCGTAGATTTTGGGTTTTGCGAGATGATTTAATAGGTGGCGAGTTTAATGGTAATAAAGCTAGAAAGCTTGCCTTTTTGCTAAACTCAAATTTAAACCACATAAATCGCATAATTTCATATGGCTCAAGCCAGTCAAATGCTATGTATTCTATTAGTCTTTTGGCTAAAATGCGTGGAGTTAAATTTATATATTTTACCAATCATATTTGTGATTTTTTATTAAATAATCCATGTGGAAATTATGCTTACGCATTAAAAAATGGTATGGATATTAAAATAAGTGCTAACCCATCAAAATCAGCTCAAGATGAATGTAAATCAAGCACAGATCTTTTCATTCCTGAGGGTGTAGCAATGCGCGAAGCCGAGCTTGGATTTAAAGAACAAGCTAAGATAATTATGGATTTTGCCAAAAAAAATGGCATAAAATTTGATATATTTTTGCCTAGTGGGACAGGGTGTAGTGCGGCATTTTTAGCTAAAAATTTAAATGATATGTCTGTTTGGAGCGTGCCTTGTGTAGGCGATGCGAAGTATTTAAAAGAGCAAATTTCAACCCTTGATCCATTTAATAAGGTTAAGATATTAAATCCACCTAAAAAATATCATTTTGGTAAGTTGTATCTTGAAATTTATGAGATATATAAAGAGCTTTTAGATAGCAATATAGAGTTTGAATTACTGTATGATGGAGTAGGGTGGCTTACTTTGATGAATAATTTAGATAAATTTCAAAATGAAATTTTATACATTCATCAGGGTGGAATATTAGGAAATATTACGCTTTTAGATAGGTATAAACGAAAATTTAATTAATGAATTTATATTTAGTTATTATATTTTAGATATACTTTTTTAGCTAAATCGTATCATTTAGCTCTTAATTAAACAAGATAAAATAAGGAGGAATAAAGTAGTATAGTTGATATTATTTATCAATTATAATTTTATATAAATTTGAATTTAATCTTTTTATGGTGCTAAAAAAAGAGCTTTTAAAAATATTTTTGATAATTATAATCAAAATAAGCTAAAATTTATAATAGCTAGATTATAATAACAATTATCAAAAATACTACAAAGGCAAGAGATGTCAGTATTAGTAATAGGCGCAGATGAGATAGCACCGATTAGGGCAGTTTTACAAGGTTTAGGCGTTAGCAAGATAGAGCATTGGGATGCGAGAAACGAAAATAGAGTAAATCGCAAACCCATACCTCAAGAGGTAGAATGCGTTGTAATGCTAACTAGTTTTTTAAATCATAACACGATGAAAAAGATAAAAACTCAAGCCAAAAAACGCAATATCAAGCTAGTTTGCGCTAAAAGAAGCGTGAGTTGTGTATATTGCGAATATTGTAAAGTTTTTGGCTTAGATCGTGAATTTAAATGTGAAAGGTAAATATGACAGCAGTAATTTTTGGTAGTTCAATGGGAAACGCAGAAGAAGCAGCGAATAAAATCGCAGCAAATTTAGGTATCGATACAGTTTTGAATATATCTGAGACTTCAGCAGATGAGATTAATGAATTTGATAAATTAATAATCGGCTCATCAACTTGGGGTAGCGGTGATTTACAAGATGATATGGATGCTTTTGACTTTTCTGAGCTAAATTTAAGTGGCAAAACAGTTGCTCTATTTGGCGTTGGTGATAGCTCTAGCTATGATGATACATATTGCGATGCTTTGGGTATTTTGTTTGAAAAATGCACAGAATTAGGCGCAAATATCGTAGGTGCCACAGAGGCTCCAAAATATGATTTTACAGAGTCAAGAGCAGCTAGAGATGGCGGATTTGTGGGCTTAGCACTTGATTTTGACAACCATGGTGATGAAGTAGATTCTAGAATTTCAAATTGGTGCGACCAAATCAGAGCAAATTTCAGCTAATTTTTGATACAATTACGCAAAAATTATAAAGGAAAGAATATGCCATTACTTGATAGTTTTTGCGTAGATCATACTATTATGAACGCCCCAGGCGTTAGACTTGCTAAGGTGATGAAAACCCCAAAAGGCGATGATATTAGTGTTTTTGATTTAAGATTTTGTAAGCCAAATGTAGATATCTTGCCAGAGCGTGGAATTCACACACTAGAGCATCTTTTTGCGGGTTTTATGAGAGATCATCTAAATTCAAATAGTGTTGAAATCATAGATATATCGCCGATGGGTTGTAGGACGGGATTTTATATGAGTCTCATCGGAACGCCTAAAATAGATGATGTTATCGAGGCTTGGCGACTATCTATGCATGATATCCTATCTGTAAAAAGTCAAAGCGATATCCCAGAATTAAACAAATTTCAATGTGGAACATACAAAATGCACTCTCTAGATGAAGCCAAAGAGATAGCGCAAAATATCTTAAATTCAGGCATTAGCCGCATCGATAATGAAGCTATAAAATTAGATCTTAATAAAATTAAGTAATCTCTAATTTCACATTCATCTCCTTTTAGATATGGCATTTAAACGCAGATGAAGCTTAAATACAAAATCAAACTTAAAAGGAGTAAAAATGAAATTAAAAGATTTGTTGCCATTTTTGGCTGAAAATCAAAACGAGTTTAAAGTCCATTGTGCTATTGGCGGGCAAGGTAGAGATGCGCAATTGCCATTAAATGAATTTTTAGTGGGAAATTTAGTGATTACCAAAACCACCAAACTCAAAAGAACTTTGGTCGCAAATATATACTTTCATTATGCTATTTAAATAAAGATGAGTGGCTATTTGTAGGTATATATGAAAGTTTAGGTGTAGTTGGCACAGTAAAAGAAGCAGATAGAGAGCTTTATAAATATAACACAAGGCTAACCGATATCGGCGCTGAATTTATAGGCAAACTTGTAGTTGGCTTCAAAAAAGATTTCCGCCAAAGCTATCCAAATCTCGAAACTTGCCTAGATAATTTAGAGGTTTTAGAGCTCAAAAGAGAGGTGATAAAAGCAGAATTCTCAGGCTATGATAATGTAAATGTAAGTTGGAGAGAGCTTGAAAGCCTTATAGAAACACCTGCATGGAAAACAGCCTTAGAAAATCAAAAAGCTGTGTACCTAATAGTAGATACAAAAACTGGAAAAAAATATGTTGGCTCAGCGTATGGTGATAATATGTTGCTTGGGCGTTGGCGTAACTATATAGCAAATAGGCATGGCGGAAATAAGCTTTTAAAGCCATTAGATTTTGAGTATATAAAAGAAAACTTTAAATATTCAATTTTAGAGATTTTTAAATCTAGCATAGATGATGAAATAATAATAAATAGAGAAAGCTTTTGGAAAGAAGTTTTATTAACTCGCACAGACTTCGGCTATAACGGCAATTAACTGCTCTTAAGCTAGAATTTAAAATTATTTTAATTCTAGCCCCCCCCCATTTTCATACCAAAAACCTAAAATCAATCCAAAAATCCAAATTTCTTTGATATTTCAAATTTATAAAACCACAAAAATTTTAATAAAATTTATAACTCACAAATGAAATTCAAATTTATATTAACCCCAAAATCATTTTTATTAAAGCTCGAAGAGTTTTGATAAAAATGGTATAAATCTGCGCCCAGCACAGCAACTTTAAAAGGCTTTTCTAGGGGGTTGGGGGTTGTTAAGGAAGGAAGCCAAGGTTGTTGCTATCTTTCGTAGCGTCGCAAACGATGATTTACACCGTTTTTGCTATCACGCTACTCATCTGCCAAAAAGCGCACCTTTCCTACTTAAAAAAAAGAAATATTTTTAATATTTTAAATTCGCTAAACAGAAAAATAAATTTCTTTAAAATTTCAAATTTCTTAAAAAATAAATTTATTTGATACTTCATACCTATAAATCAAAAAAAATCTTATCAAAAAATAAATTTACTGAATATCAGTAAATTTATTAAAATACATATCTTAGAAGTCGCTACAGACAAAAAATCTAAAAATAAAGTTTTAATTTTATAGTAAGATTAGAATTTATTTGTGCAAAAGCTCCAAAAATTCATTAAAAGAATTTGCTATAAACTCTACACTAGCTGTTTCATGCAACCACAATACTATCTTATTATCTTGCAGGCAGATAAAATTACCAAACTCATCAATTGCGATAGGGAAACAATTTTTGTTTTCTTCTCCAATAATATTAGCAAAAGTGAAAATATTTTCTTTGTCTTCTTTATTGTAAGAAAGAAGTTTTTTTATTGTTCTATTCTTTGTTTTTTGTGTATCAAAAATATTATAACTAGGACGACCATTATTATAGCTTAAGATGCACTGCTTCAAATCTTCTGGCAATTTGATATTATATTGTTTTTCAACTTCCAAAATTCTATCAATAGTCGTATTTTTTACATATTTCCATTCCATTTTATCTCCTTTTATCTATTTTCAGAACCACCACCCCAAATAACTTTACCGCCGGTGTGTCCTGTTTTGGCATGTATTTCAGAATCCACTAACTGCATTTTACCTTTTTCTTCATTATGATGCCAAGTGTAGCCATCAGGTGTATCCCCATTTTTGACCTGCTCAAGCTGTTCATCAGTAAACTTACTGGCTAATTCTGGAACATTTTCTATAGCTTCTTGCAACTGCTTATTACACTCTTTAAATTGCTCGCTATCGCTAGCTTGTTCTAACTCATCAGGCAATTGAGCATCAAATACAGATTTAAATTCAGGGAAAACACCTTTTATTTCATTGCCATTTTCATCAGTAACTGTTTTTTCCTTAAAGGGTACACCAGTTTGAGGATGTTCTTGCCCAGCCAAATCTTCATTGCGACATTTTATACAGTTTTTTTCATTCGACTCCAACATTTTATCCGGATTAAAACTCTTTTTGTTACCTGTTTCATTAAAGTTTTTTGTTAATTCCTTATTTGAGTCTAATATTTTATCAGGATTAAAAGAGCTAGGGGTCTCAATGGTTTTAAGAGCAGCTTTGGCTATTTCCACCATCATATTCTACCTCCATCAAAACTCCATTTTTCAAGCTGAGATACTTCGC is a genomic window of Campylobacter devanensis containing:
- a CDS encoding motility associated factor glycosyltransferase family protein, with protein sequence MQNYDKEAEAQAFEEFQRELEARFKAEGTPSNFIKNIVALSAINFRLAKAVYDLKSNTKFDVFAGKTNLDINIINTELKEPIYTESPAAHTNAMLEKFKDEYALYPSLFFFGLGNGNFYTKLLQNQTHEKIIVFEPEIEIIFIAFNLCDFGADIFNERFIVAHPDYFRSGQMEVLCHYPAVVANIRNYDFHVYSDYYAKNYGQIAEKINKKLIELSSKMILNMGNDAYDNLLGIKHVVANMPHIYSGIQLKDIIELNQGKNKTAIIASTGPSLNKQIELLRKVAPHALILIPDASYHVLKINGIKPDFITTMERVEKTSEFFQSQPSQFDDNIIFIAASLTHPQTSKNLEGRNRTYAHRPIRFEFILKDEIPFMCKGPSSAHFALDMALRLKCERIIFIGQDLAFGKDGASHAKGNIFENYIKEDGTITINPNARQRPQTAIAYGGDGEVKTTDVWNFFRGYFESMMEPTHYDYAFKVYNATEGGARIHGMIEKPFSELVDEILAENSIKTVIKPEPISLEESKAVIKHQKALVENLIKYGLEKQKLCEELFKKISKAVENANRDISRGKEPHYPKFYELKERIDRFKNNFKNDEVFDTVYYHVASNFCIHQEMEFGELMVKPERTKNDKDKKIFEYVRQHGYYFFSLAGMIEAARDTMKESLQSWDEENKS
- the nth gene encoding endonuclease III; the protein is MRSKKDINEIKALFLEHFSGAKTELNFKNLYELLVAVMLSAQCTDKRVNLITPALFEAYPDAHSLAKANLSSLKLLINSCSFFNNKAINLIKMANSVISEFGGEIPLDEKSLVKLAGVGQKTAHVVLIEYQNANLMAVDTHVFRVSHRLGLSKAKTPEATEIDLVKAFKTELNTLHQAMVLHGRYTCKALKPKCNECFLNHICKAKI
- a CDS encoding peptidylprolyl isomerase, whose amino-acid sequence is MKKGLFLALSLAATMSLNAAVLATVNGEEITDKDLAPLLGAHGADFDKIPDQMKKQLIDMAINGQLILEQAKKDGVEKTKEYKEALEFSQDNVLRNVWTQNEYKKVKISEADVKAFYDKNKDTIFVSPAQTKAKHILVGTQKEAEDIIAQLKGLKGDALTAKFSELAKTKSIDKGSAMNGGELGWFDESRMVPSFSKAAFALKNGTITIKPVKSEFGYHVILKEDSKAKTTVSYDKVKKNIEEQLRSEKFRTVMQDKMNELRQGAKIEYK
- the fbaA gene encoding class II fructose-bisphosphate aldolase — its product is MGVTNIVKPGVVWGEDLSKLYEYAKSEGFAIPAVNVVGSHSINAVMEAAKKANSPVIVQFSNGGASYYAGKACPNGDVLGAIAGAKQVHLLAQAYGIPVVLHTDHAARKLLPWIDSLIEASRENIKSCKVPLFSSHMLDLSEEPLEENLATCQEYLKTLSDIGIALEIELGVTGGEEDGVDNTNVDNALLYTQPEDVAIAYERLGKISDKFSIAASFGNVHGVYKPGNVVLRPEILKNSQEYIKSKFNTSSNKPVNFVFHGGSGSELADIKAAVSYGVIKMNIDTDTQWAFWDGVRGYEAKNHDYLQGQIGNPEGSDKPNKKYYDPRKWLREGEESMVKRLLEAFEDLNCINKN
- a CDS encoding MotA/TolQ/ExbB proton channel family protein produces the protein MEKESELGEIYLPESGNRQSKFVYFKIVLVPILVYIMCILCYFDIIKFKVGLDIVIIMGLMLVVALAFARHSAELGCCLFEQKKDIFKKELKNYIIKTLLTIGKERKSNGSFDEFASRYSKDVRNDNFATVATGVFPMLGVFGTFVSIGISMPVLSSADMLSLESEITQLFAGIGASFYLCAYGIFLALWWIFFERYGISRFERLIARQKNATMSFFWTSDEIQKRYMQETLGSFEKIGVIFDYVSKQEFFKELDNVVQKKFDNFTKLLQTEEEAVKVSGEHIKQTMDMLIRSQRDQKDMIKIHAEIINVLNLFNSNIKELQIRWSESYARLQSISDEKVAKLDKTVYNLGMNIIKFERSLEEFSVNILEKQQLALDGFKIAIVDGMQAFKDAFDEESVGKDSSTVIVEELKKSIQEIDNEANIALEMLEKTDFETILKSDEEESKSSDEKKD
- a CDS encoding OmpA family protein — translated: MRINISNDERSSFWLSYIGLITGLFFIFVLVVGVVVVRYSISASNLAYLQKDLNDNIASLNAANKELNKKHESIKSFIEQLKSNPDSNNIEQLYLNLNKELSKATSTINNSLDVISLKNDELTAHINKQEELINDLNNQINQRDIQIDAIENDLQNYKSSLENYTKIRENIALSLKSKLVNIAQIDPKTAEITMDAAKIFNINSSVIRDDAKFDLRRIFKVYLDHMLSSEVVQNINKIIIECHTDSDGGYMHNLDLSQKRALEIMKFAYAIYKNESLSRYLVAIGKSNSEPILKDGLEDPVASFRIKIKFDLQDPKYFIDKVLNQRVN
- a CDS encoding 1-aminocyclopropane-1-carboxylate deaminase, yielding MSIEPIYFRGRRFWVLRDDLIGGEFNGNKARKLAFLLNSNLNHINRIISYGSSQSNAMYSISLLAKMRGVKFIYFTNHICDFLLNNPCGNYAYALKNGMDIKISANPSKSAQDECKSSTDLFIPEGVAMREAELGFKEQAKIIMDFAKKNGIKFDIFLPSGTGCSAAFLAKNLNDMSVWSVPCVGDAKYLKEQISTLDPFNKVKILNPPKKYHFGKLYLEIYEIYKELLDSNIEFELLYDGVGWLTLMNNLDKFQNEILYIHQGGILGNITLLDRYKRKFN
- a CDS encoding DUF2325 domain-containing protein; the protein is MSVLVIGADEIAPIRAVLQGLGVSKIEHWDARNENRVNRKPIPQEVECVVMLTSFLNHNTMKKIKTQAKKRNIKLVCAKRSVSCVYCEYCKVFGLDREFKCER
- the fldA gene encoding flavodoxin FldA, with translation MTAVIFGSSMGNAEEAANKIAANLGIDTVLNISETSADEINEFDKLIIGSSTWGSGDLQDDMDAFDFSELNLSGKTVALFGVGDSSSYDDTYCDALGILFEKCTELGANIVGATEAPKYDFTESRAARDGGFVGLALDFDNHGDEVDSRISNWCDQIRANFS